The genomic window CATTGACCCCAGATAAATGATCTTTGGTTCCTTAATGTTTGGAAATGTTTTTCTACTACAAATAATCTGTAGGCACGGAGGCTAGCCTCATTTCATGTCTCCCACCTCCCTCTTTCCCTACTCACCCTTCCTTTGTCCCTTCATCCCCTAATTCAGTCCTGTCCTGGCACTTATAATGGCCATATCTCTTACAAGATGCCTGACAGTCCTTGCAGCCTACCAGCTAGATAATCTTAACCTTTTGAATTGATGGCGGGCATTTCGCATAAACACTACTGGTCTATTTTTGACTTGCTGTCATGTATCATCCTACCTACAAGTTATTGTAAGATTGTTCTGCTAAAACTTGCAAGTAAAAAAAGTGCAGTGAAAAGAAATGCACGAATATCCAGATACatctggaaaaaaaactttttttttttttttttttattatttttactgtcaACTATGTGTCACAGTGTGCATAAACATCAGAAACAGAGAAAAGAAAGTAGCAAGTGGGAAGAGGAGCATTAAACTTTGGCAATAAGTCATTCTGAGAAGCAGAACCACAGTTCAACAACAGTTGAGTGTCACCTTGAAAGGACTGTGATCTTGTCATTGTATCCAACGCAATACCAGGTGGGCAGAGAATAGTGTGAAGCTGATAGTCCCTTCCTTCAAGCAAGGTCTCTAAGTGGTGCTTCTATGAGGCGTGCTGCAGATTTCCTCACTCTTGGGGACTTGTTCTTCTTCACCTCAGACCATGGTGTTATCTGCGGTGGCATTAGGAGATTGCGGAACGGTTTCAGAGGTAGCCACAACGGTATATCCTTAGAATCAATCCTAAAGCAGGCCATGCTTCTTCTAGGTCTGGAGAAAAACAGATTGTAATGAGTCTTCCGTCCTTCTGGATAGAAATACCAAATGGGTAAGTCCAGGAGTAGGTCAGTTATAATTCCCTCAGCGACTGCAAAAAAGGGTTGAGTATACGTCTCTTGACCAGAGTTGAGGCTGCGATGTCTTGGAACATCTAAGTAGGAATGGCTTTCGAAGAGCGCTGCTGTATCCACATCACATCCCTTATTAACCCACATACAATATCTTGTGGTGGGTCTTGAGCACTCGGCAGCTGTCTAAGAGCACGTTGTACTCTCTTCTCACAAGCTGCTGAAAAACCTACATCACTACGGATGGCAGCGCCTCGGCTGCCTATGACTCTGGAAGGCCTTTGATCTTTTCTTGATCATTGCTGTAGGGCAAGTGCTACAGAATTGCAGAAGGAGgactgtgaggactgtgaggactgCCTTCAAATTCTCAGTCCTATGTCCAATATGGCGCCTTTATTTCTGTGACATTTTGCTCCTTCTTAGTGGTGAGCGAGGTCTCCATTCTTCCTGGTCATGCAGCGTTTAAACTGTTCGGTGCCTGTGTCTTCTTCTCGTTCATGCTCGCTGGACAGGGCCGGCACCATTTTAAACCCGCTCTTCTGTTCAGTTCTACTATGCACATATAATGTTCCGGTCATTTTTGACAGGGCCTATTAAAGTCTAGATTTTTAACtaatttaagtgttttatttgaatttcttttgcatttttaggctatgttcacgcaatgtattttttcatatgTCTACGGCCATAgatgccgattgcaacaacggccatagttaatATGAGAAAGTACGTTGGCCGGTTGTCTataggatcctggccagagcgtatacacatagtatacactctggccgcgacccctagtggtgccgcaaacaactgacatgtcagtgcacactataaagcTAGCGGCTGCGgcttagtgtgctgtggggagttctgatacgggccgggtcacggaacagccggtctcttacaccgtgtgaacatggccataaactgaatgtgaacatggttgttcataaacaaatgaaaaatgaaattaaaaacgtaatttttatttttttgtgtgtgtcaaaAAATGTTACATGGCCTTACTGCATTATTCATGTatattgcacatttgcacaaaaaaatctttattaggctgggttcccacacagtatatttcaggcagtatttggtcctcatagcaaccaaaaccaggagtggattgaaaacacagaaaggatctgttcacataatgttgtaattgagtggatggccgtcatttaatggcaaatatttgctgttattttaaatggctgttatattgaaataatggccattatttaccgttatatgacggccatccactcaatttcatcattgtgtgaacagatcctttctgtgttttcaatccactcctggttttggttgctatgaggacctgacatgaggaccaaatactgcctgaaatatactgtgtgggaacccagcctaaggcttgtcgccgcagaactacggccgcagttttgagggtggaacatagccttattttcaatgggatcccagccggagcgtacacacatcgtatgcgctctggccgggatcccatgcggcgctggaaaaactgacatgtcagttttctgcggccggaatttagtgaatttcggccgcagaaagacctgtcagttcacacagtgaagcaagcggctcgggccacttgcttcactgtgggctatgggaagctctgatgcgggtgcgcgctgatgcgcccgcatcagaggtccgcggccggaaagatcacccagccggtacttaagtaccggctgggatgatccgggctgagaccgtccgttccgtgaccggggtcacagaacggccgggtgttcacgtagtgtgaacatagcctaaaactgtaaatTATAACTAATAACATCAAACTGTaagtaaatatatttaaaaaaaaataaagtctagTTTTTCCCTCTATAAAATGTAAAGGTTCAAGGTGCAAAACTTACTGTTTGCATTCGTCACAAGTATACTTTACATGTCTTTTGCATAAGTACTTTACACATTTGCAACATATCACATTTGGTTTGTGATAACTTGATGTTGGACAGGAGTTTGGCGTTACAGGTGTAAGTGACTATGAGTTAATCTAAAGTATCATCTGCCCCATTTGCGGCAATGTAATGTAACATCCTGCTTGGCTTTCTGTCCTCTCGGTTACTGGTTGCATTATCATGGTGCATTGTGCTCATCAAAATGACACCTTTGTGTTTTTTGGGAACGTAAGAAACTACTATTGTAGTATAAAACATAGAACTATAAACGTCTCTCTTACAGAGGACACCTTGCAGCAGTTATGGCTTATTTTTTCTAACAGTACCCAGCAGGGTCATTTTTCTTTTCTGCCCCAGTCGGTGTGATGTGAAAAAAATTGTCCCATCTAACACTTCGTCCTATGAGCCCATGTGTCAAATCCAAAACTACTCGCATACCTTGATTTTTGTCAGCTCTTTCTGTATGATTTTTTCCTATGTATACCTGAGCATTTACAGTGTATGAACTTTTTTCAGAGTCCATATTTTGATGCCATAGTTTGCCGTCTTACTTGGAATATACTGTCTGAATGGGCACCTACCTCTGAATGACACCAGTTGTTCATCAACAGTTGCATTTTCACCAGCATTATATAAGATGTATGTGTAACTCTGCACGGACCAAAAGGAACTAGATAAACTGATAAATAGTAGTTGATGAACTATATAGACCAATATGAGATTATaactcctttattttttttcaaaaaatggctggggattagtataaaaggctatcgGTCCTTTTTGACCGAACAGTACGTGTGTAAAAAAAGACgtggagcaaaaagtaaacaaaaataaataaataaaaactgctattagtaagaacccctcaaatgagAAAAAGTCAATGAACTAAAAGTTTCAGAACCACATAATGAatatttaaaacaaaacaaaaaaatttttttttgaccgaacagaacagcagggttaagcAGGTGagcacagtggtggtggtggtggtgggggggggtattGGGGGGATGGCCTGTTTTCTTCCTGAGGAAATTTATCTATCTCCGACTAACCTCTCATATATTGTGCCGAAGCTTCTCGGATCTTTTCTTTCTTTGCTAATCTTACCCAATTTGAATTGGTTCTGGTGCCTCAGTGAGAGGATTTTGTCTGTTGCTGTAGAGAGCTAAGTGATCACGCTGCCATCCAGCTCTGCAGTCAGGCTTCACCCCAGTATGATTTATAACTAGGCCTTCATATACAGTAGTATTGTACCTTTCGGTCAAATATTTAATCTCTtctattaatttttaaaaatacaacTGATCACTTTTTGAATAGCTGTCTTGATCTTGTTGTTCCTCAGGCTGTAGATGATGGGATTCATCAATGGGGTCACTACTAGATACAACAGAGATCTGTATTTGTTGATATGGGATGTGTTTTCATTAGATGGACTCATATAGACTGTGATTAGGgtcccataatacacacacactgtgatcAGGTGAGAGGAACATGTGGAGAAGGCTTTTTTTCCACTATGAGTTGAAGAAATTTTAAGGATATCGAAGAAAATGCAAATGTAGGTCACAATGATAAAAGAGAATGGTAGAAAGAAAGCAAAAATGGATATAACAAAATCTTGCAATAGCAAAATGGAAGTGTCCGAAGTGGCCAATTCCATGGTAGGACCAAAGTCGCAGAAGAAGTGGTCAATGGAAGTCAAGCCACAGAAGCTTAGTTGAAGAACAACGAGGATCTCACTTAATATGAACATACCGGCTAAAAACCATGGCCAAATAACAAGCCCGAGGCAAAGATGTGGACCCATCAATGAAGAATTACGTAATGGTTGACAAATGGCCAAATATCGATCGTAGGACATGACGGCAATGAGGTAACATTGAACATATCCAAACATACCAAATAAACACAGTTGTAATATACAACCCCAAAAGGTAAAAACACCCTCCTCAGCAAATATTATGTCCAACATCATGGGGACAATGGTGGTGGTTTCCAGGACGTCAGCTATGGATAGGTGCTTGAGAAAGAAATACATTGGGGTTTGGAGGTGATCAATAATGGTCACTAAGAGGATAATAAGAAGGTTCCCGACTAGTATAAAGAGGTAAGTCAGGAGGAACACAATGAATAGAAGAGATTTGTATTTGTGGAGACTTTGGAACCCAGTCAGTCGTATCTGAGTGACTTGAGTCTCATTCTCCTCACACAACATTTTTATATGTCAAATACCCAATATTttacatataaataaaaataaagtttaagCAGAAAGGTAATGAAATAGTCAGAAAATGTATCACATCACTAGGACGCTCACAAGACATCTGGTATGTATCCAACTGTAATGAGAAATAAGAATTTTAGCTCTGGAATTACCAGATGTCGGCGTTTTTTATAGCGTCAGGTAAACGTGAGGGATTCCCCCAGGATCCTGATATGATAACAAGACTCCAGGGAATAAAGTGAACAGATGAGATGGGTCGTAGCATTAACTAAGAGTTTATTAACACTTTGAAAGAGGCTTCGTATAGCCTAACATCattatgttgttattattattgttatttataataATTTGTTGACATtatatgtagtaataataataataataataataataataataatagtggcaATGGATAAAAAGTTTCGGAGGTGTGGCAGATCAGCTAGTAGTGGCATATCATGTACTGAACAGCAAATCGGAAGCATTTTAAGCCTTTTGTGAATCAAGAAATATACTTATATCATGACACTTCTAAGCAATGTTGGATAAGGcttgggagtagagatgagcaaagcagccggaaatttgttGTTCAAGCTTTctgaattttcggtcaaactcattaagatttGCGAATCAAATCTTAACCAATTTCATTAAAAcaaccaaaactatagtagctacaatactgggactattacagaaggggaaatttgttaaagcatattgttgtaaaagttaaaaaaaaaaatcggaaaatcacaatttttttttaaaaaaagtcaatcagccagtcactcatccaatttccgccattcctctcctctctgtccctatatcactgttagtctctccctgctctgctctaactgctgcCATCacgctctctcctccacacacgtccgactggccacctccgttaccaaaccgccttatatagaggggggggggggggtgtgctgacatcacagaggggcctggagtggattggatgggtgctagggattatggttaatccttttctcctgcccagtgatgctccagacaacaTGTGTGgccgcaatatatatatatatatatatatatatatatatatatatatttatttatttttttttttgggggggctaatTTCCTTAAAGAATAGGCAGCAATTTGCTTTGTAAAACTCTCTCCATTGCCCAGTGGGGGTTTATAATAAGCGTGGTTTGGCGAACCACCCAGGGCCAATAATCTGGACTGCTCCAGTAATCCAGGGTTATTGTGCTGTATTTTCATGTGAGTGCCTCTACCTattaagggtacatgcacactacggaatggtgaCGGATAACCCGGCGCGcattccacagctcgcacccgCCGGCACACTGTGGCGGACACGcgtgtctccgcctgtgtcatagactccattctatgcatgggcggattccgtcctccgtccaaagaatggaccccgctctgaacacatggaggtggccctggacgtacgggccTAGGGGTTAAGGGGTCATCAttaccatttggggcactatggatggacAGCTTGTATAGACATGGGTAGAAGGTAAtataaaagtgcagagcctaagatctCTGTTGGCAGATTCTGCGGAGATGAATTGTGACCAGAAAAAGTCATAGTGATCTGAGCCAAATAGGGAAGATGACAAAAGAGGAAAATtctaatcagagaagacgtcagtgGATGTACAGTCACTGAGCTTCAATCTTTATATGCTCACTGTATAgaggtctgtataaagtgttttgtatacagtgtgatggtgtGGCAGTAGTTTTTACCCCTACCTGCAATCAGTAACCTTCATCTAGTGTGCACAGAGGTCTGAATCTGTGGTAAACATCtgcacggctgcttcattacagtgccgtGCATATCAATAAGTGAGCCTA from Dendropsophus ebraccatus isolate aDenEbr1 chromosome 1, aDenEbr1.pat, whole genome shotgun sequence includes these protein-coding regions:
- the LOC138785403 gene encoding olfactory receptor 11A1-like, translated to MLCEENETQVTQIRLTGFQSLHKYKSLLFIVFLLTYLFILVGNLLIILLVTIIDHLQTPMYFFLKHLSIADVLETTTIVPMMLDIIFAEEGVFTFWGCILQLCLFGMFGYVQCYLIAVMSYDRYLAICQPLRNSSLMGPHLCLGLVIWPWFLAGMFILSEILVVLQLSFCGLTSIDHFFCDFGPTMELATSDTSILLLQDFVISIFAFFLPFSFIIVTYICIFFDILKISSTHSGKKAFSTCSSHLITVCVYYGTLITVYMSPSNENTSHINKYRSLLYLVVTPLMNPIIYSLRNNKIKTAIQKVISCIFKN